One genomic region from Symbiobacterium terraclitae encodes:
- a CDS encoding transposase, whose protein sequence is MSKKTYRPYEPNQLLLLPPALQDWLPHDHFAYFLSDVVDSLDLSQIERTYERELRGYPPYHPRMMVKVLLYAYCNGVYSSRKIERR, encoded by the coding sequence ATGAGCAAGAAGACGTATCGACCGTATGAGCCCAATCAGCTGTTGCTGCTGCCCCCTGCCCTGCAGGACTGGCTTCCGCATGACCATTTCGCTTACTTCCTGAGTGATGTCGTGGACTCACTCGATTTAAGCCAAATCGAACGGACATACGAGCGAGAGCTGCGAGGTTACCCACCGTACCATCCGCGGATGATGGTCAAGGTGCTGCTGTACGCCTACTGCAACGGCGTCTACTCCTCTCGCAAGATCGAACGCCG